From Helicobacter anatolicus, the proteins below share one genomic window:
- a CDS encoding GspE/PulE family protein yields the protein MNLFPHPDNLKILGKHFCLEYQALLFSDEQQNPYIALTKKENYVIVQEILKHHFQSIPKLHLITQKTFYRYAKFLNFQEMQQKIQHNIQELFHFILQQAIIFEASDIHLESFMDKGYLRFRIHGDLEIVSYFSNEIFKTLCSKIKLESKLDITNTQQSKDSRYSATFHQITYDFRIAYIPLYQGELLTIRIFYKNKDNLSLQDLHITPKHLNLIYHALKNPYGIFLVTGPTGSGKTTTLYAILEYLKKENKKIITLEDPPEYKMHFASQVKISSENGFDFQDALKAILRHDPDIIMVGEIRDKTTLNLAFRAALTGHLVLATLHSNDCVSTLQRIRNMGLDKQEILSSLLLIISQRLYKKPCPYCKNLPQKGCQKCSMQGILGREIATEVLLLDKNIKKAIRNETLEDYLENIDFEDLQANLNYKIRQGEIIELDYE from the coding sequence ATGAATCTCTTCCCTCATCCTGATAATCTCAAGATTCTAGGCAAGCATTTTTGTCTAGAATATCAAGCTCTACTTTTTAGTGATGAACAACAAAACCCTTATATCGCTCTCACAAAAAAAGAAAATTATGTGATCGTGCAAGAGATATTAAAACATCATTTTCAATCTATTCCAAAACTTCACCTTATTACACAAAAAACTTTTTATCGCTATGCAAAATTTTTAAATTTTCAAGAAATGCAACAAAAAATACAGCACAATATTCAAGAGCTTTTTCACTTTATCCTACAACAAGCAATAATTTTTGAAGCAAGTGATATTCATCTAGAAAGTTTTATGGATAAAGGCTATCTTAGATTTAGAATCCATGGAGATTTAGAAATTGTTAGCTACTTTAGCAACGAAATTTTTAAAACACTTTGTTCAAAAATCAAACTAGAATCCAAACTTGATATCACCAACACACAACAATCTAAAGATAGTAGATATAGTGCCACTTTTCATCAAATTACTTATGATTTTAGAATTGCCTACATTCCTCTTTATCAAGGAGAATTACTTACCATAAGAATCTTTTACAAAAATAAAGATAACCTAAGCCTACAAGATTTACATATTACACCCAAACATCTTAATCTTATTTATCATGCCCTAAAAAATCCCTATGGTATCTTTCTTGTTACAGGACCTACAGGCAGTGGAAAAACTACAACTCTTTATGCAATATTGGAATATCTTAAAAAAGAAAATAAAAAAATTATCACTCTTGAAGATCCTCCGGAATACAAAATGCACTTTGCTTCACAAGTCAAAATTTCTAGTGAAAATGGCTTTGATTTCCAAGATGCACTAAAAGCAATTCTTCGGCATGATCCAGATATTATTATGGTAGGTGAAATCCGTGATAAAACTACACTAAATCTCGCATTTAGAGCAGCATTAACAGGACATTTAGTCCTAGCAACACTCCATAGTAATGACTGCGTTAGCACTCTACAAAGAATCCGTAATATGGGGTTGGATAAACAAGAAATTCTTAGCTCACTACTCTTGATAATTTCCCAACGCCTTTATAAAAAACCTTGTCCTTATTGCAAAAATCTCCCACAAAAAGGTTGCCAAAAATGCAGCATGCAAGGGATTTTGGGTAGAGAAATTGCCACTGAAGTTTTATTGCTTGACAAAAATATAAAAAAAGCCATTCGAAATGAAACCCTGGAAGATTATCTTGAAAATATAGATTTTGAAGATTTACAGGCAAATCTTAATTATAAGATCCGGCAAGGTGAAATCATAGAGTTGGATTATGAATAA